From Brassica oleracea var. oleracea cultivar TO1000 chromosome C3, BOL, whole genome shotgun sequence, a single genomic window includes:
- the LOC106332817 gene encoding auxin-responsive protein SAUR21-like has product MAFVRNLLGAKKILGAATSKRAASAAPKGFLVVYVGESQKKRYVVPISYLSQPTFQALLSKSEEEFGFDHPMGGLTIPCPEDIFINVTSRLQ; this is encoded by the coding sequence ATGGCTTTTGTAAGAAATCTATTGGGTGCCAAGAAGATTCTTGGAGCCGCAACAAGCAAAAGGGCGGCCTCAGCGGCACCAAAGGGGTTTCTTGTGGTGTACGTAGGAGAGAGCCAGAAGAAGAGATATGTGGTGCCAATCTCATACTTGAGCCAGCCTACTTTTCAAGCTCTTCTGAGCAAATCGGAAGAAGAGTTTGGGTTTGATCATCCAATGGGCGGCTTAACGATCCCTTGTCCTGAAGATATCTTCATCAACGTAACGTCTAGGCTCCAATGA
- the LOC106333036 gene encoding auxin-responsive protein SAUR21-like, which translates to MALVRGLLGAKKILSRSVAAKTPKGFLAVYVGEDQVQKKRYIVPVSYLNQPLFQALLSKSEEEFGFNHPMGGLTIPCPEDTFINVTSELKGKMFQRSR; encoded by the coding sequence ATGGCTTTGGTGAGAGGTCTCTTAGGTGCAAAGAAGATCCTTAGCCGCTCTGTAGCGGCTAAAACACCAAAAGGGTTTCTTGCTGTGTATGTTGGCGAGGACCAGGTCCAGAAGAAGAGATATATTGTTCCTGTCTCATATTTGAACCAGCCTTTGTTTCAAGCTCTACTCAGTAAGTCTGAAGAAGAGTTTGGGTTCAATCATCCGATGGGGGGCTTAACCATCCCTTGTCCTGAAGATACTTTCATAAATGTGACTTCTGAGCTAAAGGGGAAGATGTTCCAAAGGAGTAGATAG